Below is a genomic region from Eulemur rufifrons isolate Redbay chromosome 24, OSU_ERuf_1, whole genome shotgun sequence.
taagtataacATAATATTGAAACAGGTTTCACTGGTGTTCTTTTGTGTATTATTTAATTTGCCCTTGTGTCATTCAGTATAACTTGAACTGCACTGTCCTAATTGTAGAAAACTGGATTCTGGTGTTGTGTTagcaaacacatgaaaatgaGCCTGCCTTATTATAGGTAGGGAAACAGGCAAATTAGAGCCCTCCTATGTATGTCAAACTaagcaagataattttttttcactaacTGATCTTGTATGGATTTAGGACCTTTTCATTCTTATCATGGAACTTGAATATGGGTTTGTGTGGACActtaataattagaaaatttttaCTCAACTGCTAGCATCCTATAATTTTTTAGAGTATTTGAAGTATACTAATagctttgtttttatattctcttttttctctttaattctccTAACATCTTGTATGTTATCTTAGTGATTATTTTGttaggtaaagaaaataaaattagaattaaaacaaaattttttacacacacaaaagtatatctttttaaattttgggaatattattaaaaacttacattttaaaaagcttttctctGCTGGATAGAAATTTGGCTAACTGGTTTTAATTGAACTTTgagcaatggaatattattttcatagACTATCACATGGCTAGGGTtgtaatgttaaaaattatctctGATCTAGAAAGCAACAGTGGGAATCAAATTAATTGAATTCCACAGAATTGTGTACATGTCTCATCTGCATATCTAATCTTTAAAAACAGCTATAAAAAGTTAATACACCCTTTTTGAAAAAtcactaaagttttttttttcccccctcttcaCAATTTTAGGCCCACCCAAAATACTTGAGTTGTATTGCAATCAGCTGTTTTTTCCTAGCTGCCAAGACTGTTGAGGAAGATGAGGTAATAAATCCTTTCAAGATTGGTTATGTTTCTTTTGTGAAAATTTCTCCCCATTCATTAACGTGCTTTTGGTttgctaaaacaaaaattgaaaatgagtttatttctttctcctcttccctgtgtatctgttttcctttgttttgggtAGAGAATTCCAGTACTTAAGGTATTGGCAAGAGACAGTTTCTGTGGATGTTCCTCATCTGAAATTCTGAGAATGGAGAGAATTATTCTGGATAAGTTGAATTGGGATCTTCACACAGCCACACCATTGGATTTTCTTCACATTGTAAGTGTATACCTGATGTCTCTTACTTTCCTATTTGAATATGTAGTCTTGTTTCAGTAACTTGAAAAATAGGTTGCCCACTCTTTTATTTTGTAATGATTTTTAGGAAAAGGTAAACTATTGAAATTAGCcaaggaaaaattagaaattagtaTATATGTCAAGTCACTGAAGCTAAAATTACAAAGTTAGAAACTGAATAAGTTGTATCAGTTTCTATACATAATTTCCTAGacaaataaaatgatgttttgtgtgatgatgtttttttttttttttttgtccagttCCATGCCATTGCAGTGTCAACTAGGCCTCAGTTACTTTTCAGTTTGCCCAAATTGAGCCCGTCTCAACATTTGGCAGTCCTCACCAAGCAACTACTTCACTGTATGGCCTGCAACCAACTTCTACAATTCAAAGGATCCATGCTTGCTCTAGCCATGGTTAGTTTGGAAATGGAGAAACTTATTCCTGATTGGCTTCCTCTTACAATTGAACTGATTCAGAAAGCACAGGTAGGTGTCAGTCTAAttgaatagtgttcattttaagtttttctgTTGAAATACATAGGGTAACCAGGTGGTTATAGAactaagaaacatttttaatcttGTAATCGCAAATCATTCTTAAGAGTAGacaagggctgggtgtggtggctcatgcctgtaatcccagcactttgggaggctgaggcttgaggccaggagtttgagaccagcctgggcaacatactgagaccctatctctacaaaaaaatgaaaaagttaactGGGCTGTTGGCTCATGCCCGTAGTCCcaactacctgggaggctgaggcaggaggatcgcttgagcccaggagttcgaggctgcagtgagctgtgattgcaccactgcacctcaGCTTGGGCAAGACcccaaccctaaaaaaaaaaaaagtagagaaagagtAAACCAGAGtaaagtatacattttaaatttatgagcTGGTGGGCTagatgttcctttttttcttgtaaaatttagatagtatttttaaaattattttcaggctTTCTCCtaaattaagaattttgaaaaattagtaaGATTCCCAGTAATATAATTCTCCTTTAGTTTTGTATAAAGAAACTTCCCAGCTACCATTTGTAGGTTTCATGTAGTACTTCTCTACttcacttattttataaaaaatgtcagATGCATAAATTGTAAGAAGTTGCTTTTTAGATAAGCAAATAAGTTTTTGTTGGCTAGTAGGTGAACTATTTGTACCACACTTTGGCAGTTGGAAGCTATCTTTCTGAAAGCTTTTTGTCCTTACTGTGTAAGATTAGTTTGTAACTTGTATCTACAGATTGGTATAAAATGTATAGGTTTATAAATTATCAACCACCTACATAAAGCATAGAGGTTTAGTGGAGAAAATTCTTATTCAAGTGGAAAATTGGTAATAGGGCTGTATGTTAGCAACTACTTTGAGAGAAGCCTTACTGATTCTATTCATGTCACAAATTGAACTTACCAAGTTTAGCTCTGCTGCAAACCATACTCTTGTCAACTGAGTCCATAAAAGACTTAGGAAATCTACTTTTACTTTATGTGGCTCTATTTATTCTCATTTATCAAGTTATTCTGATTTGTTTTATTGGATTTTATTTAGAAGACTATTAAATTCTGAgcttaaaaacattatgcaatAAAAAACTAATTATAATAAAGAACTGCAGTTATTCAActaataaaacttataaaagaatactataaaagaaaaacaacaatgcTTGAATTTGGGTTTTTGTAAAATAGTTATAGTTGATCTTATAGCAGACATTTAAGTATCTCAGTGCTACCCTCTCAGCTTCTGAGAATTTTAGGCTCTAGTTTGTAAGCACAGAAAGGCTGAGAGTCTTTTCATAAAAGGCATGATGAGCTTTACCTATACACTGTAACACAGGCTATTTCTCCTTTTCAAGGAATATATGTTCTTATAATCATATATCTTAGTCTGAAAAAACTTAGAGAAGTGTTTTCGTTCCTTTGAAATAAATGCTATAATGAAAATCCTAGGAAGTAGTTGATATTTAgtgagaattttgaaaaactgtcATAAGCCATCATTTAATGGTGTAGCACAGATAATTTACTTTGCCTACCTAACAGTGTTGGAAATTATAATTGAATATTAATCATTCACATCAGTCTGAAGTGGGGCAACAAGCTTACTAGAAAAcctacatttacatttttttttgttattgttggaaCAAATGACATCTTTCTAAATGCCTCCTGATTTGGTCTTTGCCTTTTCTAAAGTTAGTACAGAAAAGATTTCCTATGTAAAGTGTTAGTGTCAAAAGAAAGGACAGACTTTGAACCATACGCAGTAAGAATGTTGTATATCGCATTTGTATTCTGTAGCTTTGAGAACCTGTGCATTACTGAAGAACACTGGAGAATGTGCTTATTCTCTTGTGTAAGTTTTCTTATGCTAGAAGAAAGTCGTCACTGAAACTTTTCTCCTTAACTGAAGGAGTATTATACTTGGGATTTGACAGAGCCTTTGTGGAAATCAATTCAGTCCCTTTATTTTATGGCCCCAATTCAAGGAACTTGAGACTTTCTTAGAGTCATGTTGAACTACTTGGtagtaaagaaaactaaaaagaatcaGTACTTTTTCCATACGATACAAAAATTCCAGTTCATGGGTTTTCACAGTTTCCTTTGGAAGTAGAACACTTTCTCTGTCGTCCTTCCCCCAACAAATTCTGTATACAAACAATCCCAAAATACAGAGTATAAGATTGGAATCGTACTTGTAATATGTGTTTAGAGCAGAGACATGTCAGGGTGCAGAGCCTACTCAACATGACCTTTTCCCTTCCATAGCCATTTGGACATAGTTTGAAAACCACTTTTGCATTCTCTTATATACATATGTTAATAGTtacattccacaaacatttattgagaaatctATGATCTACACACTGAGGAtacagtgacttttttttttttttaagtctctgtCCCATATGTATAGTTCAAGTTACAATGGGGAAGATACTGAACAAAAACAAGTAAGGTTGCGAAACTTGGTAGAGACTTTGAGACTTGTTCTAGCAGTTCTACTCTAAAACCAACTTGGACTAATAACCAACCCATGTGGCCCAAACAGGAATGGCTCTTGGTTCTTCAGGACTCAGTTATGTCTTTGCTAAGTTTATCTGTGTTCAGGTAGGAACACCAGGTCTGATATTCCTCCTGGATTTCTGATTCTAATATAGGAAATTCTTGCAGATCAGACTGGTGAGATCATGGCAGAATTACTTCTGACATGATTCCCAGTGTCTTGGTTTGAGGAGGATCCATCACAGACATTTCTTGCCCACTATTATTACtagctctgcctctctctcctctaGACTTGAGACAAAGAATGGTGAGTGTACCCAGGTTTGAAAGGCAAGCATCCTCTTGCCCTTCCTagcctcccacctccaccctatTGAGCTCTCCTGCCACCTGTTGGTCACCATTCTAGGATTGCTAAACCTTTCTCTTACCTTTTCTACCCTTGCTCTACTTGTGTGGCTATGTTCCTATCGCCTCTTCTTTCTGACTGATATGGCCCACACTGATAATTTCAGGGTGTCAACTCTAGCTAGATTAGTAGGGGATTAGTGGGAGTAGATGTCTAGTTTAATACTAGAGTAGGAAGTTAAAGAAGCCCACCCTTCTTACCATGGTCTCTTGGTTCTTCTTGAAGATGGCTAAGGTTAGGCTACTCCAACAGTTATTTATACTGCTTCTTGCTGCCCACCAAACCTGGATCCATGTGGACCTATAACTTATATCATTTattgttatgaaaaataataaaggttcTCTTGACACCCTGttattagaaattataattaGAACGTtcattttaaatccttttaacAGAGCTCCACTAGAGGACTTGCGGGTGTCTAGAGTTGTAATTCCAGTGTATGTGCTTGTTTTGTTTCCTCCTAGATCTCAACAAggatcagtttttgtttttttttttttttagaagaaattcAGATTGTACTAGataggaatttattttgatatattattttggaCAAAGGTACTTGGGTGGAAGTGCAATTCATATAGATGGCTATGGTTTGAATAATTTCCAGTGTCTTTACTAGCCCTATCATTTTTTTGCCAGTCTTCACCTCTAAAATATAACtctttatttacttacttttttcaCACAGGAAGATTATAGTGACATAAATAGTCTTACTTAAAtagatgtttgtttgtttgttttcaggatTCTGCCTTGGTATTGATCTGCCAtggtatttattatgcccagtgACCAAGGCATTAGAATATTTGTGGTACTTCTACTTTCTAGGCCACTAGGTATCATTCAGTTGCTGAAGAACAGTTCATTAAACTAGGTACAGCCAGCCCTCCCTGTCCGCGGGTCccgcatctgtggattcaaccaactgtggattgaaaatagaaaaaattccacaaagttctaaaaagcaaaacttgaatttgtcaCTCACCAGTACTACATTGAATTTATGCAAATGAAGTGATGTATAggcattatattaggtattacaagtaacCTAGAAATGATTTAACGTATAAGGGAAGATtccataggttatatgcaaaactgtgccattttatataagggacttgagcatcgtCAAATTTTGATATCCATgggatggggtgagggtggggtcctggaaccagttccCAATGGATGGATACCAAAGGACAACTGTACTTACTTTTTAGAAGTAATTTCTACGCTGTATCCTTTTTTTCACTTCccaatttatctttcctttttattacctATTACTTCCCTTTTGTAGGCTTCCTAAAGTATTGGCAGAAGCCCAGTCCCTTCTTTGTGCTTTGTGCCACTGTTTTTAGCATGATTCAGGTGGTTCTGCATCCCTGGGGCATATGTTAAGACCTATCCTGTAGTAGTGAACTTGATAGTTGAGGaactatcttaatttttttcttttaagggaagaaaaaatcCCTCTGATACTAATTAATAGTGTCTTATAGCATCTTATCTAGTGCCTTTCAAACTAGGCGAAAACTAGTAAACAAATTGTAGATGTTAAAATCTGCCATTTTCATGTCTGTTTCTAAGAATAtcagttatttttacatttgtattacATGAGGACTAACAGCATTTCATCCTTCTGTCCACTGATATTTTTCTcaataacaaataatatatttagagGTAATAATTTTATGACCAAATGTATTCTTTTAGAATGTGTTaccttcctttattttctctgtggtATTGCAAATAGTCATTCTATGTGGTTATATAGGGATGAAAAAGACTTGGTCTAGAAATGTTCAAAATACCTATAAAATaccaaaactggaaaaaagtGATCTCTGATAATTAAATGGTCAGTGAAGATAGGCTTCCTGAAGGTGATGGCATTTAGCCAGGCCTGGAAGGAATGGGTAATACAATTTCAATAGGTAAAAATAGGATGAGTAAGCATAAAGTAAGACAAGGGAAGAATTGTGCATAATAGGGAGTGGGTCTGTTTGGCAGGAATGTAGAACACAAATTTGGGAGTATGCTAAAGAAATAAGACTGGAAAAGAAGGTTGGGGTCATGTTACAGAGAGCCTTGTTAATACTAAGCTAAGGCATTGGGGTGCTGGTGAAGATAGTAGGGGAGAAATACATGCTGCTACAGGAAGATTGTTTTGACAGTGCTGTAATTATAGGGAAAGTAAGGCAGAGAGCTACTTGGCTATAGGTAAGATTTTGAAGGCCTTCCATATGCAGTCATTGTGCTAGAAACTTAGGGATAAAAAGATGAGTACAATACAATGCCTGCACCTTGGATCTTATAATCTatattggggccgggcgcggtggctcacgcctgtaatcctagcactctgggaggccgaggcgggtggattgctcaaggtcaggagttcgagaccagcctgagcgagaccccgtctctactaaaaatagaaagacattatatggacacctaaaaatctatatagaaaaaattagccgggcatagtggcgcatgcctgtagtcccagctactcgggaggctgaggcagtaggatcgcttaagcccaggagtttgaggttgctgtgagctaagctgacgccacggcactcactctagcctgggcaacaaagtgagactctgtctcaacaaaaaaaaaaaaagaaataatctataTTGGGAAGACTaagtaactaaataaaaattttaataaaatgtaaatatgacaACAGGTTGATACAGAAACAGATGACCATGGCATTTGAGGTATTTAAGGGGTTAGCGAAATCTCAGGGTGATTCCAGAAAGGATTGATACCTGAACTGTCCTGAAGGGTAAGAAGGAATTAGCAAAACTcccaaattaaacaaaaacataagcaaaaacatTTCTTCCTAGTGTTGTTATATCTACTGTTTTGTACAAAATATAACTTGTCTAAAgttctcattgttttaaaaatattctaaattcttagCTAGATAGGTTTACTTCCTCATccctgattaaaaaaatttttttttcttgcctctggctttttccttaaattcttaatgttgtatttatctgtattttctgtatttatctgtatttatCAGTCTGCACTGAGGAAATTAGAAGAGGCCAAGAAGGGTGGGGTTGAGGAGTCTTGTAGACACAGGgggaaaagactgaaaaaaaaaaaaaaaaaggcagacattggatataaaggaatgaacaaaAGAGAATGGTTTTGCTCTCATGTAAATGTCCAACATATAATTGCAAATCCAGAATTCAAGTTCCAAAGAGATTTATATTAGAAGTGCAGATTTGAATATAATTTCTAAGAAGATTATAGGTAGGCTGGAGAAAGATGAGTTTGAAGATgtggggagagaaaagaaggcacagggcagagggcacagggagGAAAAGTGGCCAGCAAAGATGACAGAGCAGCCTATTAAAAGTTAATTAATGAGTACctttgtggtgtttgtttttttttttttcctggcccaGATGGATAGCTCCCAGTTGATCCATTGTCGGGAGCTTGTGGCACATCACCTTTCTACTCTGCAGTCTTCCCTGCCTCTAAATTCCGTTTATGTCTACCGTCCCCTCAAGCACACCTTGGTGACCTGTGACAAAGGAGTGTTCAGATTACATCCCTCCTCTGTCCCAGGCCCAGATTTCTCCAAGGACAACAGCAAGCCAGAAGTGCCAGTCAGAGGTACAGCAGCCTTCTACCATCATCTCCCAGCTGCCAGTGGGTGCAAGCATACCTCTGCTAAACGCAAAGTAGAGGAAATGGAAGTGGATGACTTCTATGATGGAATCAAACGGCTCTATAATGAAGATAATGCTTCAGAAAATGTGGGTTCTGTGTGTGGCACTGATTTGTCAAGACAAGAGGGACATGCTTCCCCTTGTCCACCTTTGCAGCCTGTTTCTGTCATGTAGTTTCAACAAGTGTTACCTTCAAGTGCAAACTAAGGTAGACAACTCTGGGTATGAGAACAGGCAAAACCAGGAAAGGCTATAGAAGGATATATACCTTATCGGGCTGATTTGAAGTgagccagaaaaaaaaaccctcatttacttgtccagctaattaTAATTCAACATTATTTAAGCACttaaagaccaaaaaaatgatataaaaaatccaaaagatgaaaaattctttaataaGCAAATTTCTTTTTAGTATATCAGTTGCACTCTTTTTTTGCTGGAATGTAATGTAGCTTGCCCCAtgttaaaaattcacatttaatgttttttttttaaagttccaaaaTTCATAGCTAGTAAACCTGTCCCCAGtatcctgatttatttttcctgttgctTTTGCTTGCTTCTCCATTGAGTACTTAATGAATTTTATGCATGTTTATCTATACTGACTTCCACTGAATAGGAAAcccctaaaattattttttagtaatttaatGAACAGATTATTTCAGTGTGACAGCCATGTTTAATCTATGATTCAGATTCCAATTAATCTGAAAAGGGTACTCTGGAATTGTCCAATATGAATCAGAAGTGGTAATAGAAAAAGGTCTCATATTACCACGTTGATTTTATGTTTATCTCATTTCAGTTTCTACAGTTTAAAAACAAttactgtttcatttttatcttaaagtgAAATTTAACAGTGGCATGTAATTAGGATACTCTTAGATTTGTTGAAAGCATTTTTGAATTTGCATAAAAGAATTTGTGATAAAGTTAATATATATCCAGGTGCTCACCAAAGAAACATATATGtaataactaaaattaagatttttgtaACTGCTCAATTTTCACTCAATAATCATAGTAGGAGAGACTGTCTAGGTGTTGGGGCAGCTCTATGATTTGAGTCTATACATGTAATAACTGAATTCAGTACCCTAGTTTTATGTTTAACTGTTAGGATTTCCTTGATAAAAGTTATTCCGCCTGCCTCCTCAGCCCACCTGTATTTCTCTTAATGACCTCTGGATCCTGAGCTCCTTTTACAGTCTGGAAAAGGTATTGCAGTCACACCATGTACTGATGATAAAAGTCTCTGGTAGCAATAAAAAGTTGTCCTTAACCTTTGTATCTGTAACTTTTGTTTGCTTGTGAAGAGGTACAGGTTCCTGATTGCTTAAGCACTGCCATTTCAACTaaggaaaacaatagaaatcaTAAGAATATgcttactaaaaataaaacatgaagaaaaggaGATTGGAATGCGATTGAGAGATGTAGGTTTTAGACAAAAGgaacagtttttcttttatggtatTTTCTCATTGGTGGATTGTGGATCTTCCAAACAGGAAATTCTCATCTCAGTTGGACTGTTCATTAGGGCAGGCTCAGACCCATATCTAGATAACATGTCATTTCTAGCCCACTGATTTTGTTCAAGTTTAGCAGAGTAAGAGTATTTTCAGGTCAACATCCTACTTTCTTGAAACTCTTGTAGTGGGGTTGACTACTTATTTTATGACCTTACAATCCAAGTAAATAGGAAGATAGCAAGGAATTGGCTTCACAGATACATATAAAATCTCACTCATCTTGATCTTTTCTTAGTTCTCCTGAATTGTGGGAGCTCCAGGAAGTTTACAACTACCTATATTCAtagtatctgtaaaatggatggcACTTAGttccctttctttccctcatttaacagatgaggacatAGAATATAGggtcaaaatatttcatttgtagCCCAATAGTTGCAAATTGAACAAAAGTTAGAGGACAGTAGGGTTTTCATTGCTTGATCTTAAGGTTTTCTAATATTAAGAATTGATGGTAAATCGCTTCGGAACATGATGTTTTTATGGGACACTGAATCAAGCGAAATGGTTGGGCTGCTAGCTCTCATGCCTCAAAGCTTATTTAACCCATAGTTCAATCCATTGATGGTACTTTGGAGACCTGACTCTCCTGAGCATCCTTTCAGTTATACCTTCCCTGCCATGGCTCCAGAGATCCGAGCTCCCTTCTTCATGACCTTGGAGAACTTTGGGGTGAGACAAAAACAGCACAATATTCTTGAACAGCATGGAACTTTACATTAAGAACATCCCTGCTGTTAAGTTAGTTCCCGTTTTACCTGAACTATTCTCAGCCTGTCCCAAGTTACTTGTGTTAAATTTTGGCATCACATCACAAACTCTCCCAAGATATGGAAATTCTTTATGACTTTATATATCATAATTTCCTGGTGCCTCCTGGTGGCTCAAAATACCTGTCATTCCGTGAAGTCTCTGGAAAGGCAAGGGAATATACTTGATGaacatagtattaatagttattcTCTATTCCTCCAACAGAAAGTAAAAGACCATGCTCTACGTAGTCATTGATGATTTGACTAGGAGAAGCTAAATATTTACTTCATTCTCTGCAAAATTGATAAGTTGGTTACATGGAGAACTGAATTTTCTCTGCAGACAGATGATGTGTTACtgtggaggggggaggaagagctGTGAATGAGGAGTAAAATGCCAGTAAAAGTTCAGGTATAACTGATTTGTCAGAAGTGTTCCTAACACTGCCTTTGGCTCTGAAGGAAACTAGACGGTAGCTAGCTCGGCACTCAGCCAAGCTGGTGAGAATTGGAGCCTACATTCCCACTGGTGAGAGAAATAAGACTGGTGTCTGTCCCCCCAAGAagtacttatttcttttctcctgtgctGTGACAGCCACCACTTCTGTGTGTCTTCTGTACTCTTTACATACCTGCATTTTCATCCTTTCTAATTTACTCGTTTTGGATTTCCTGAAGCAAGAAGGCAAGTTGTGCTTGAGCATTACTGCCCGAAGCAGCCTTTTACTTGAGTGTGGCTAAGCTACTGATACTCAGCCAGCACGGTGGGGAACTTATCTTGTCCCCAAAAAGATAGTCCCAAACTACCATCTTTAAGGTAGTTTGTGCACCTTCAACAGGAAAGGAAAGATGCTGTGCCGTATGTTCTCACAGCACCCTACGAGATTAGTGTCCCCAGTTTACATCAGCAAATATGGGATTAGAGTTGTCCAGTGCCACATAGCTAAGAATTTTTGTTAACAAGGTTCAACTTCTAACTCATCTCAAACCTTTACCTTTTCTATATGACATCGTGAAGTTTTGTCTAAATGTTACTTCTAAAGCCTCCAAAATTCTTGAAATTAGC
It encodes:
- the CCNI gene encoding cyclin-I isoform X3; amino-acid sequence: MKFPGPLENQRLSFLLEKAISREAQMWKVSVPKMPTNQNVSPSQRDEVIQWLAKLKYQFNLYPETFALASSLLDRFLATVKAHPKYLSCIAISCFFLAAKTVEEDERIPVLKVLARDSFCGCSSSEILRMERIILDKLNWDLHTATPLDFLHIFHAIAVSTRPQLLFSLPKLSPSQHLAVLTKQLLHCMACNQLLQFKGSMLALAMMDSSQLIHCRELVAHHLSTLQSSLPLNSVYVYRPLKHTLVTCDKGVFRLHPSSVPGPDFSKDNSKPEVPVRGTAAFYHHLPAASGCKHTSAKRKVEEMEVDDFYDGIKRLYNEDNASENVGSVCGTDLSRQEGHASPCPPLQPVSVM
- the CCNI gene encoding cyclin-I isoform X2; amino-acid sequence: MTPRHHCEAYSSAEEEEEEEEEEEEEKENVSPSQRDEVIQWLAKLKYQFNLYPETFALASSLLDRFLATVKAHPKYLSCIAISCFFLAAKTVEEDERIPVLKVLARDSFCGCSSSEILRMERIILDKLNWDLHTATPLDFLHIFHAIAVSTRPQLLFSLPKLSPSQHLAVLTKQLLHCMACNQLLQFKGSMLALAMVSLEMEKLIPDWLPLTIELIQKAQMDSSQLIHCRELVAHHLSTLQSSLPLNSVYVYRPLKHTLVTCDKGVFRLHPSSVPGPDFSKDNSKPEVPVRGTAAFYHHLPAASGCKHTSAKRKVEEMEVDDFYDGIKRLYNEDNASENVGSVCGTDLSRQEGHASPCPPLQPVSVM
- the CCNI gene encoding cyclin-I isoform X1, whose translation is MKFPGPLENQRLSFLLEKAISREAQMWKVSVPKMPTNQNVSPSQRDEVIQWLAKLKYQFNLYPETFALASSLLDRFLATVKAHPKYLSCIAISCFFLAAKTVEEDERIPVLKVLARDSFCGCSSSEILRMERIILDKLNWDLHTATPLDFLHIFHAIAVSTRPQLLFSLPKLSPSQHLAVLTKQLLHCMACNQLLQFKGSMLALAMVSLEMEKLIPDWLPLTIELIQKAQMDSSQLIHCRELVAHHLSTLQSSLPLNSVYVYRPLKHTLVTCDKGVFRLHPSSVPGPDFSKDNSKPEVPVRGTAAFYHHLPAASGCKHTSAKRKVEEMEVDDFYDGIKRLYNEDNASENVGSVCGTDLSRQEGHASPCPPLQPVSVM